One window of Leucobacter komagatae genomic DNA carries:
- a CDS encoding ATP-binding cassette domain-containing protein, with protein GRELLGLSDRELAAIRGDRIGMVFQEPKTALSPFRRLGTQMTEALAIHYHLGRAQRREAALRLARQVGLRDPERIVRAYPHEVSGGQRQRAAIAAAISASPGLLLADEPTTALDVTVQRGILELFTEITDRDECSLVCITHDIAVVNQVAERVLVFRRRADRRAGQRARDSRAPHPRGHPGAHRSGRRGSRMNDQTPAATWTGSTPWTGQLNLPDAEQRAREAGHPLVELTDVSKEFRTPARKLFERGQVVRALDGASLTIERG; from the coding sequence GGGCGCGAGCTGCTCGGGCTGAGCGACCGCGAGCTCGCGGCGATTCGCGGCGACCGCATTGGCATGGTCTTCCAGGAGCCGAAGACAGCGCTGAGCCCGTTCCGTCGGCTCGGAACCCAAATGACGGAGGCGCTCGCGATCCACTACCACCTCGGTCGCGCTCAGCGGCGCGAGGCGGCGCTCAGGCTTGCGCGGCAGGTCGGGCTCCGCGATCCTGAACGTATCGTTCGCGCCTACCCGCACGAGGTGTCGGGCGGCCAGCGGCAGCGAGCGGCGATCGCCGCGGCGATCTCGGCGTCGCCTGGCCTGCTGCTCGCTGACGAACCGACGACCGCGCTCGACGTGACCGTGCAGCGCGGCATCCTCGAGCTGTTTACCGAAATCACCGACCGCGACGAGTGCTCCCTCGTCTGCATCACGCACGACATCGCTGTCGTGAATCAGGTCGCCGAGCGCGTGCTCGTGTTTCGCCGACGGGCAGATCGTCGAGCAGGGCAGCGTGCGAGAGATTCTCGAGCGCCCCACCCACGAGGTCACCCAGGCGCTCATCGCAGCGGCAGGAGGGGAAGCCGCATGAACGACCAGACGCCGGCCGCCACTTGGACGGGCAGTACCCCTTGGACCGGGCAGTTAAACCTCCCGGACGCGGAGCAGCGCGCCCGCGAGGCAGGCCACCCGCTCGTCGAGCTCACTGACGTCTCGAAGGAGTTTCGCACCCCGGCACGCAAGCTCTTCGAGCGCGGCCAGGTCGTACGCGCCCTCGACGGCGCCTCGCTCACGATCGAGCGCGGCTGA